The stretch of DNA ACTTTTACTTGAATGCAGTTACAGTAGCTACATATATGTTTCTTTCTTAACCCACTGTGTTTCTTGCAGTGAATGACTGTGATCAGGAGCTTCTATCCAGGCTTAAGTCCCACGTGTGGATGTCACGCACTCCTGACGCCATTACCTACAAACCAAACTATTTTTTCCCAGGGCCACCGTAAACaaaacacagcagcagcaagctccacgttgttgttgttgaagcGCTGCAGTAAGATAGCAAAGTTCCCAGCATTCCTAGCAAGTTTTCGCCAGATTCTGCCTGAAGACAAAGGAGGAGGACGAGTTGTTTCTGCAGACACAACAGACACCAACACACCCTCACCCTGAGCTCACTTctgggttaaaaaaaactacaacagcAATAGAATAAATCTTACGAAGACACATTaaccatttaaaaatgatctatctctataaaacacattttttgtaacTTTAAAAATTTCTGTAAAAATTTAAACGTAATACCTTTAATGAATGACACGATTATTAATGACACTTTATGAGACTTATTAGGCTTCAATAGTGACTCTGTTTGTTATTGTTACCAAGAGGATGTGTGCATGTTTGTATCTGTTGGAGATGAACTAACTTTATCACACATTTTCTTCATtcatgaccaatctgagcattaatacagaaaagacCAAAGTGTTTCGTgtgttttcaaacattttttgttcttattttgtgtatttttctgtaattttatgtgtttatgttatcattttgtctgtttttgtgatcattttgtgtatttctctgtaatgttgtgatttttgttgttattttgtgtatttttctgtaatttgtgttttgttattttgtgtatttttccgtaACTTTGCATGttcttgttatcattttgtgtatttgcctgtaattttgtgtgtacgTGTTGTCATCTTGTATGTTCTGGAGTCATTTGATGTAATTTGGTGGTTTTTGGATGGAGCCtgtgtgctttttttaatttatttttttaaatttaattatttattgtcaCATGTGGTCTCTAGGCAGCCAGTTTCCCACGTTTGGCATGAACTCAAGTATCCTGACCACTTTATTGCACACTGGTTCACAAAGCAACACCTTTATTGACCTAAATGAGTAAAACTCGTCATCCAACATCAATAAAATGCATTCCTGAAGGAATGTCACATAAATCATCACAAAGAAGTCAAAGCCTTCTCATAAAAAATCAAAGCTAAAACCTAAAAATCAAGTTCATGTATGTAGCAGAGGTTGATTGCAAAATGTTTTTGGCAATATTGCAAAATTTCAGACAAAAAATCAAGgtctttatttgattattttcaaaataaaataattaacagattatttttattttttatttttatatagttAAAACCAATCTTATTTCCTGAAAGAGACGTGCGGAATCAGTAACAGTCCCAGAGGAGTGAGGATTAATCTAATGTCCTAATGGTTAACAAGTGTGCAGTAATCCACCTGCTTTGTACCCAAATGAATTCAGATTTATCCACTCCAAACAGAAACATCACCGTAGGTAAGAACATGAGGTGCACAATGTGTAGCCCAAGGCAGGTTaatcattacacacacacacacacacacacacaccctgtatTCTCCCAGGCACAGGCAGGCGTGGGTCTATAAAAGCTGCACCCATAGCAGCTGTATAGAGAGAACCACATATCTGTCAggggacaaacacacactgacacacacacacacacacacacaaactcagaATCGTGCACATAGTCACGTACACACACATCTCTCCCTGGGATATGAACCCTCTCGTCCTCACCTGTCTCCTCCTGTGCTTTGGTAAGTCTGGATTTGTTACTTCACATCTTTTGAATGCAGATTGTTGAAATCCGTGAAATGAGGAGGAGAGGAAAGGCAGAGTTTAGGACAAGtggagaagagaagaagaagaagaagtttccAGAAAGCTGTAAACCTGCATGTGAGGGCACGTCAGACCCTGAGGGAGGAATTCTGGTGTTTatgagataataaaaaaaaatgtatgtcagaAGTTTTAAAGTTTGGTTTGTGTTGCTCGTGTCACAACGAATTATGGACCAGGCTTTGGGATGGATCCACAGGTTTTACTGTAAATACCTCGATGTGCTTTGACTAATTCATATTCCACTCAGGTGCAATAGAGTAGTAAATGGAGTGCAATTGTACAGTGTTAACTTCCTGACGAGAAGTTTTCATCAACAAAGTATTTTTAAGTGACTAtaacaacaatttaaaaaaaaaaagaaaatacttgtGGACAAAAACTATGATAAAATGTATCCAGTTATGTGTCAACTTTCATCAACAACTCCTCAACAGCTGATAGAACTGAACATGCTTCACCTTCAGCTCCATTCATACTCCCACTGGCACAATAcactttatagatagatttttTGATCTAcagttactgtatgtacatatatattttaattacattttcagtcattatcaattttgtttttatatttttcttttccttgGCTTGTAATCTTTGTGGTATCCAGTGTGGCCAATGGAGTAAGAATTTCATTTTACAGAGAATCATGTTTCCTTGCTGTGCACATGAAACTAAGCACtttgaaatgaattgaattaataaaaacaaaactataattttgtcacatgggacaaaatccaatcagaattcATGTGACTTATTACATCAATTATGTCTAATCCAATATGAGGTTGATCAATGCTGATTTCATCGATACAAAATGTATCAACTATTGTTCTTTATACTCTAGTCGATCTGTAACAAATGCAGTTGACTAGACTAAACGTAACTGAAAAAAGTCATGATGACTAAATCTTGACCTAAACCAAGTTGCGTTTCAATCAGACGACTTTGACTAAAACAAAAGCTAAATTTTGTGTCACATTAACACTGGTGCTGTAGGTGTGATGAAGAGTATGTGGGTCAGTAAGTCTGAATGGCTTCCAGTTAAAACCACCTTAGAGTTATCTCAGATGGCCTCAGTTTGTATAACATTTTTCCGGTTATGAATGTGCATTTCTGATCATTTCCTTCTGTAATGTTCTGTCCCAGTCGTCTGCAGTGCTGCAGGTGCTCAGAAAGCAGAGGCCACAGGTTCCAGTGTAACCACCAACGCAGTGACGGCGGGTCCAGCCTCTGGGGATGGCCTACAGGGTTCTATGAGTGACGATGATGAGCAGGGGGTTGATGAAGAGCCTTCAGGAGGTGACCACGAAAATTTCAGCCTCTACGGTAAGAAAACCAGACAAAGATAGAAGCATATCATCATTCTGTTAGTGTTACTGAAGTAGAAATGAATCGTGCTTCTCAAACAGGGGTCCTAGAACATCAACCACAACCAGAAGCTGTACTCGCTGTGCAGCTTCTGCTAAAGATCCGACAAGAACAGAcgataaatatttatatttgttcattttaccAAACTATGTAAAGTCAAAATTCTATTTTAGGAACTTTTAAGTTTAAACTACGACTGCATTTCAGTAAGGCACTCTTTAGTCaaatagctttatttagcaTGCATTTAGATTTGGtggtaaggctctgttctgtgtgaatattgttttattttatatttagtaTCTAAATCCTTTCGGGggaaaatgttgcaaaaatatgGGAAAGGATTATACTCTCAACATGCGATCCCTTTTAAAAATTGATCTTCTGATGATAACTAcagactacagatgaaaaataccCTCCttggctaattctggcttttttattcatgtttaatcatgtgttttattaaattgcactgtccccaattgaaataaactaaactgaaactgaaacttATATCTGAAGCTAATCTCTCCTTCTAAATGTAGCAGCACGTGACTGTTGTTCTCTCTCCATCCAAACAGAGTTGCATTCCACTAAagatgagaagaagaagagaaaaggcAAAGgcaagaagaaaaacagacacAGGAACAAAAGCACGACTCCCCTCAACACTGCACACCACACAGGCTTCACCAACGGATACACGTCGTCTTTCAACACCACCCAGGACCCCTGCACCTCCGCCTACCTGGGTTACTGCATCCACGGCTACTGCAAGTACATCGAGGGGCTGCAGGAGCCAGTGTGCATGTGAGTCTCAATAGCAAACACCGCAAACTATACTGCTGATACCAGAGTGCtgcttttttgtttcaaaaacgaAACATGTTATAGTTCCATTTTTTCCAACTAGTGTTTTTCAGGAAAGTTTCCTTTGATCTCCTTGCATGTTttaactgtcaactgccagtcttctttgGCGGTATCTgccgatcgctttgatgtgtccttgacttccgcgtaataattccagcaagttatttttgtctttcttttttaataatatgttcaggttttatttatatcaggaaattgactttgatctcctcacaTTTTTTGAATAGTAAatagtaaatttcctgaaaaactcgTTGtctgaataacaaaaaaaacaaccacatattattcaaaaagaacttgctggaattattacgtggaagtcaaggacacatcaaagcaatccgccgatgcctctgaggaagactggcagttgacagttgaaacatgtcaggaaatcaaagtaaatttcctgaaaaactgttgtgtgaataaaagaaaaatatcacatattatgaaaaagaactttctggaattattacgcggaagtcaaggacataTCAAAGCGAtcggcagacgcctctgaagacgACTgccagttgacagttgaaacatgtcaggaaatcaaagtaaatttcctgaaaaattgttgtctgaaataaaaaaaaaaacccaaacatattattcaaaaagaacttgctggaattattacgcagaagtcaaggacatatcaaagcaatcagcagacgcctctgaagaagactggcagttgacaggagattaaagtgaatttcctgaaaaactgttgtgtgaataaaagacaaatataacatattattcaaaaagaagacaaaaagaacttgctcgAATTATTGCTAAATCTTTGTTTGAATCTTCAGATGCATGAAGGGATATGACGGAGAGCGCTGTGGGATCCAAACCCTGGAGACAATTAAAACTCAACCCAACCCAGGAAGCAACACTCAACTGGTGCAAACCATCCTGGTGATCATTGCCGTGGTTCTGTCCGTCATCAGCTGCTCTGCTATCCTGATGATGACCTGCGCTCAGTGAGTCTGACAGatccaacatttttttaagAGTGTGATATCAAATC from Gouania willdenowi chromosome 9, fGouWil2.1, whole genome shotgun sequence encodes:
- the areg gene encoding amphiregulin, encoding MNPLVLTCLLLCFVVCSAAGAQKAEATGSSVTTNAVTAGPASGDGLQGSMSDDDEQGVDEEPSGGDHENFSLYELHSTKDEKKKRKGKGKKKNRHRNKSTTPLNTAHHTGFTNGYTSSFNTTQDPCTSAYLGYCIHGYCKYIEGLQEPVCICMKGYDGERCGIQTLETIKTQPNPGSNTQLVQTILVIIAVVLSVISCSAILMMTCAHYRSHKNFMASYLGTGSEQEKLQKTVEGVVV